Proteins from a genomic interval of Enterococcus faecium:
- the alsS gene encoding acetolactate synthase AlsS has protein sequence MAKKMKQGSKSVVESLINHHVDYVFGIPGAKIDGVFNELEDQGPELIVTRHEQNAAFMAQAIGRITGEPGVVIATSGPGASNLATGLVTATAEGDPVLAIAGQVKRSDLLKLTHQSMDNAALFQPITKYSAEIQDPETISEVIANAYRMAKSSKKGASFISIPQDVVDAPVQGNVIKPLSDPKLGSASADDIRYLAERIREAKLPVLLVGMRGSSEKETLAIRQLVEKTALPVVETFQAAGVISRELEAHFFGRVGLFRNQPGDMLLKRSDLVIAIGYDPIEYEARNWNAEKDARIIVIDEAPAEIDPFMQPERELIGDISATLDLLTGSLEPQQVSEDAKEYLASLQAKLTERDIVQSKGEAGILHPLEVINTLQSKVTDDMTVTVDVGSHYIWMARHFRSYEPRHLLFSNGMQTLGVALPWAISAALVRPNTQIVSVSGDGGFLFSAQDLETAVRKKLNIVHLIWNDGHYNMVEFQEKMKYQRASGVDFGPVDFVKYAEAFGAKGIRATSVEELEKALEEGFATEGPVIIDIPIDYRDNEKLGETILPDQFY, from the coding sequence ATGGCTAAAAAAATGAAACAAGGTTCGAAATCTGTAGTAGAAAGTTTGATTAATCATCATGTTGATTATGTATTCGGTATACCAGGTGCAAAAATCGATGGTGTATTTAATGAATTAGAGGATCAAGGTCCTGAATTAATCGTGACTCGTCACGAACAAAATGCTGCATTTATGGCACAAGCAATCGGACGTATTACAGGAGAGCCAGGAGTAGTTATCGCAACAAGTGGTCCTGGTGCTAGTAACTTAGCTACAGGTTTGGTAACAGCGACAGCAGAAGGTGACCCAGTTTTAGCAATTGCCGGACAAGTAAAACGAAGCGATCTATTGAAGTTGACCCATCAAAGCATGGATAATGCAGCACTGTTCCAGCCAATCACAAAATACAGTGCAGAAATCCAAGATCCAGAAACAATTTCAGAAGTGATTGCCAATGCTTATCGTATGGCTAAGAGTTCAAAAAAAGGCGCGAGCTTTATCAGTATCCCGCAAGATGTAGTGGATGCACCTGTCCAAGGTAATGTCATCAAGCCATTGAGCGATCCTAAATTAGGTTCTGCTTCTGCAGATGATATCCGTTACCTAGCTGAACGCATTAGAGAAGCAAAACTACCGGTACTATTAGTAGGTATGCGAGGATCAAGTGAAAAAGAAACGTTAGCCATCAGGCAATTAGTTGAAAAGACAGCATTGCCTGTTGTAGAGACATTCCAAGCAGCTGGAGTGATCTCACGTGAATTAGAAGCGCATTTCTTTGGTCGTGTGGGTTTATTTAGAAACCAACCAGGAGATATGCTTTTGAAACGAAGTGATCTAGTTATTGCAATTGGCTATGATCCAATCGAATATGAAGCAAGAAACTGGAATGCGGAAAAAGATGCGCGGATCATTGTGATCGATGAAGCGCCAGCTGAAATCGATCCTTTTATGCAGCCTGAAAGAGAATTGATCGGTGATATCTCAGCCACTCTTGATTTATTGACAGGTTCATTAGAGCCTCAACAAGTGTCAGAAGATGCAAAAGAATATTTAGCATCTCTTCAAGCAAAATTAACGGAGCGGGACATTGTTCAATCAAAAGGAGAAGCAGGTATCTTGCATCCTTTAGAAGTTATTAACACGCTTCAGTCAAAAGTAACAGATGATATGACTGTTACCGTAGATGTAGGTAGTCATTATATTTGGATGGCACGCCACTTTAGAAGTTATGAACCTCGTCATTTGTTATTCAGTAATGGTATGCAAACGCTTGGTGTTGCATTGCCATGGGCGATTTCTGCTGCATTGGTGCGTCCAAATACACAAATCGTATCAGTTTCCGGCGATGGGGGATTTTTATTCTCTGCCCAGGATTTAGAAACGGCGGTACGTAAAAAATTGAATATCGTTCATTTGATTTGGAATGATGGACACTACAATATGGTAGAGTTCCAAGAAAAAATGAAATATCAGCGGGCGTCAGGTGTAGACTTTGGTCCAGTTGATTTTGTGAAATATGCAGAAGCTTTTGGCGCTAAAGGAATCCGAGCTACAAGTGTAGAGGAATTAGAAAAAGCTTTAGAAGAAGGATTTGCGACAGAAGGACCCGTAATTATTGATATTCCGATTGATTACCGTGATAATGAGAAATTGGGAGAAACAATCTTACCAGATCAATTCTATTAA
- a CDS encoding DUF624 domain-containing protein, which translates to MKEQRFDKNVYMEFFYWLYQSLASSLCFWCVNILYIAAAFLLSIDGRNVFSFIFSLLFIGPGCIVMIGMTEELAKEKSFSPVRLFIKTFRQFWLKGFFYWLFAWIVSVIMIFDCFFFIRFSYGKWLIPLFVLLACLSVSFSINCWYFQVRNPASKPNQVLRIAFYYTLKKWYVSLLDFLLLTSLFLFFFVKPQWCILLGPSIVFGLIYFNNRKLMRTMDL; encoded by the coding sequence ATGAAAGAGCAGCGTTTTGACAAAAATGTTTATATGGAATTCTTTTATTGGTTGTATCAATCATTGGCAAGTAGCCTTTGTTTTTGGTGTGTCAATATCTTGTATATAGCAGCTGCGTTCCTTTTGTCGATAGATGGAAGGAATGTCTTTTCCTTTATTTTTTCTTTACTTTTTATTGGTCCAGGTTGCATCGTGATGATAGGTATGACAGAAGAATTAGCAAAAGAAAAAAGTTTTTCACCAGTACGTTTGTTCATAAAGACGTTTCGCCAATTTTGGCTAAAGGGATTTTTTTATTGGCTATTTGCTTGGATAGTTAGTGTGATAATGATTTTTGATTGTTTCTTTTTTATACGTTTTTCTTATGGAAAATGGTTGATTCCGTTGTTTGTTTTACTTGCTTGTTTATCAGTTTCCTTTAGCATCAACTGCTGGTATTTTCAGGTGAGAAATCCAGCGTCGAAACCAAATCAAGTTCTACGGATAGCGTTCTACTATACGTTGAAAAAATGGTATGTGAGTTTACTAGATTTTTTACTATTGACAAGTTTGTTTCTCTTCTTTTTCGTAAAGCCCCAATGGTGTATTCTACTAGGTCCTTCTATCGTATTTGGTTTGATTTACTTCAACAATCGTAAATTGATGAGAACTATGGATCTGTAG
- a CDS encoding GAF domain-containing protein has protein sequence MWTEKQKKDAYEILLLQQQGLLEAEDNWLANLANSSALLNETLPETVFAGYYLFDGNELILGPFQGRVSCTRIKMGKGVCGESAEKQETLIVDDVKTHANYISCDSAAQSEIVVPMVKEGNLIGVLDIDCGVTKGYDEIDQAFLEKYVDLLLSNFNINAFSFINN, from the coding sequence ATGTGGACAGAAAAACAGAAAAAAGATGCATACGAAATTTTATTATTACAGCAACAAGGATTATTAGAAGCAGAAGATAACTGGTTAGCAAATTTAGCAAATTCATCTGCATTGTTGAATGAGACTTTGCCTGAGACTGTCTTTGCAGGATATTATTTATTCGATGGTAATGAATTGATTTTAGGACCGTTCCAAGGGCGAGTTTCTTGCACACGTATCAAGATGGGAAAAGGAGTTTGTGGAGAATCAGCTGAAAAACAAGAAACATTGATCGTTGATGATGTCAAAACCCATGCAAATTACATTTCCTGCGATTCAGCCGCACAATCAGAAATCGTAGTGCCAATGGTAAAAGAAGGTAATTTAATCGGTGTTTTAGATATCGATTGCGGAGTAACGAAAGGGTATGATGAAATCGATCAAGCATTTCTAGAAAAATATGTAGATCTTTTATTATCAAATTTTAATATAAATGCTTTTTCATTTATTAATAACTAA
- the budA gene encoding acetolactate decarboxylase, with product MTEKILYQHGTLGALMAGLMDGTETIAHILEKGTLGLGTLHGLDGEVIFLDGVAYQGRSDGSVAQLDGSELTPYAAITDFTPDTSFSVSKTADGEQLKKDILVREAGENLFLAVKITGLFKNMHIRIMPKQEKPYRRLAKISESQPEFQQSNVQGTLVGFFTPELFQGVAAAGFHLHFIDDTHTFGGHVMDFEVAEGKVEISRISSLVQHFPVDDPTFVHETIDYADLAAEIQQAE from the coding sequence ATGACTGAAAAAATCTTATACCAGCACGGGACATTAGGAGCTTTGATGGCCGGCTTGATGGATGGAACAGAAACGATTGCTCATATATTAGAAAAAGGAACTCTGGGATTGGGAACATTGCATGGGCTTGATGGTGAAGTCATCTTTTTAGATGGCGTAGCTTATCAAGGAAGATCAGATGGCTCAGTTGCCCAATTAGATGGAAGTGAACTTACCCCCTATGCAGCAATTACAGATTTTACGCCAGATACTAGTTTTTCTGTCTCAAAAACTGCAGATGGAGAACAATTGAAAAAAGACATATTAGTAAGAGAAGCCGGGGAAAACCTATTTTTGGCAGTGAAGATAACTGGATTATTCAAAAATATGCACATCCGTATCATGCCGAAGCAAGAAAAACCTTACAGAAGACTAGCAAAAATTTCAGAGTCTCAACCAGAATTCCAACAAAGCAATGTCCAAGGAACATTAGTCGGGTTCTTTACGCCTGAATTATTCCAAGGAGTTGCTGCAGCGGGATTTCACCTGCATTTTATCGATGATACACATACATTTGGCGGACATGTAATGGATTTTGAAGTGGCTGAAGGAAAAGTTGAGATTAGCCGCATCTCGTCCCTTGTACAGCATTTTCCAGTTGATGATCCGACTTTTGTTCACGAAACGATTGATTATGCTGATTTAGCAGCAGAAATCCAACAAGCAGAATAG